The region TGTCAGATCATCTCATCACTGGGTCTACATCGGAAACAGTATCGGCAGCATAATGCTCTTGGCCCACAGGCGGACTACATCGAGCAGCAGTGTGCGAAGCGCGTCTTCTGGACTGCGTACACGATTGACAAATATATCAGCGTTGTTCTTGGGCGGCCATGCCTCATACATAATGAGGGAATCGATCAGGAATTTCCAGATCTGGTTAACGATGAGAACACGGGGCCAGACGGACGCCTGACCTCTGATGCGAGGGAGGAGTGTCATGTCTCGTCTTTGATACACCATGCAAAGTGCGTTCTCACCCGATTTGGAGGGCTTTGGGTGAGGTTCAACTAACGTGCATGACAGAATCGCACAGCTCATCGGGCGAATCTCGACCGACGTGTACTATAAAAATCAAACAGACCATGCAGCTGCCGCCAATGTCCTCGTGCGTGAGCTGCAAGAGTGGCGCGCGGAGCTCCCTCCCCATCTAGGCACTGTCAAGCCATCAACCCTTATTCCAAGTTTCCGGCGCGAGGCCACGGCCTTGCGTCTGGCCTATTGCCATGCACTAATTCACGTAACGCGCCCATTTCTGCTGGGCGATGGGAAGCACAGTTTTGACAACGATCCGGCATCCCGGACCAAAATATCCGAGTGCTTGTCTGCCGCAAGAAATGCTCTCGAGTTGATCGGTACGATTGTTGATGACCATGAGCTGTCCCACTCTTTCTGGTGGACCCAGTACGTTCTGTTCTGCGCACTTGCAGTTGTGTATGTATGGGAGATCCAACGGAATACGCATCAAAGTCTTGAGGACAGCGGCGGCCTGACCCATGCATCTCACGAGACCTTGTTTGAACTGGCTGAGAGAAGCAGGTCCTATCTCCGGGGCGGCGCTGGTTCGCTGCACCTCTCCAACCCGAACTCCCGCTACGGCTTGATTCTGGAGGAAGTACGACTGGAGGCTCAACGGCAGGTGTCACAGATTCGAAGTCGAAGTACTCGTGCTACATTGGGAACGGAAAAGGAGGCGGAAAATAGGCCGCATGAGGCATGGAGCGACCAACCAATGCCAATTCCAGGTCCAAATGATGAACTGGACATCACTACAAGCGCCATTCTCAACTCTGGCTCCAGTATGCTCgaaagctggcagacaaCGGACtggctggatctggattCTTCGGTATCTCTGGCCCTCATGCCCGCAACTTATAGCCATTATTTGCTGATTTCTGGCAGGCTTTCTACCCGGTCATGAACCTGGCTGATATTCTACCTTAGCACCGGACTGAGGCCTATCGTCGAACTCTGACTTGCACCTGCACTAAGAAGGCTGTGATGCCCTCCAACACGGGATCTAGCACATACGACCACAAGGTATGAAGATTAGGGCGTCCCGTCAAAAAAGGCTGCTTTGTACATTCTGGATATGTTCAATCCGGACATAGGCCCACTTATCGCAGGGCCAGAGATCGATAGTCCTTACAATGCTTTGATGCTAACCCAGAATTACCATCTGCTGTTTGGAGAGTTTGAGATATATTTTGAACAGAAGGACACTAGCATTGAGCGCACATATGTTATCGACTCTACCGAGCGAAGGCCATTTTTGTGGAATCCTCTAATTTCCAGTTACCCGGGAACTTCATCTCAGTCCTGAGACTACTATTGATCCACCTGCTAGTAAGCTTCTAAAGGTCCACTGTGCTATTGCACATATTCTGAAACTCAGCGGTGCGGGAGAGTATATAGAGAGAACGCTTCGGGAGATGACTGAAATCTGCGTCAGCGCAGATGGCTTTACAGATCTGGGACGCCTTGTAAGATCACGACTGGGGAACTGGTCAAATGTATTAGCTGTTTACTAGCTCGATCTCTCTGGTAACTAAGTTGTGTGATACGGCAAATGCTCATACAAGCATTAGTTTATGCAATTTGAGAATAGCTATCTCGCGAAAGTCTACTGTCTATATCAAGGAATCCTACTAAAAAGATAATAGTCCTCCCTTAGTCgtcttcatattcttcaaTTGTTACGCCAGCATGTCGAAAGTGACCTTCAGCGCTGTCTCTTTTCGCACCAATAGTATCGACACGTGTTTGCAGGAAAGTATCGAAGCCCTGGTCAGGCCAAGTTTCGTAGTATTCCCAATTTCGCTTAATATAAGCCTTCAACTCAGCAAAGAATTCCTCAATAGGGTTCAGCCCTGGTGAGTATGGCGGGAAGAACAATACTTTAACCCCGGCTTCAGAGCACATCTGCTTGACTCTCGGACATACCGGCCGCCAGAAAGGAAAAGCCCGTACGGCGGACGAAGAAACAGATACAGCTACAGATAGTGATTCGAGCGCTAGTAGCAGAGGATCTACCAGAAATAGCGCGCATCGAGTATATGGACGAACGGCCTACCGAGCAGCCGAGAATGCCTACCGAGTCGAATTGAAAGAACAGATTAGCGATCAATCTGAATATCTGCttggagaagcagatgaGAGACCATAGAGATTGAAGGGGAGTGATGACCCCATTATTGATAGCGGAGCAACAAGTACCTGCAGCGGCAAGAATATTCTATTTAAGTTTCTAGATCAGAAATGTAGAGGCAGCTTAGGAACAGCTCGATAGTGGAGTGATACAGAAATATAAGGCCACGTATCTAAGATGCACTTTCCTTTTAGAACATAAAGATTTAATATCTTTATTTATCTGGAGATTCAGTAGCACATTACTAACCAAGAGGCATAGTATATAAATGCTATATATTTTGCCCGCAACCTATATAATCTATCAACGTTTTTCTTGATCTCTGGGACTCGAGTGGTAGGTTTTAGAAAATGTGGTCGTTATAGTTCATATATATACACCTCGAAGTCATACTAAAACTGTCCAAGCATCTCTCATGTCCAGCTCTATGCAGCTAACTTCTCATAAAACCCCTTCAACCCCTCAAACTCCTTCTCTATAACAGCCGCACGCCCCTCACTCCTCGGTGTAATCTTGATCGGAAATTTCTTCGGGCAAACCAGAAACCCGCCTTCATACCCAGTGTCCACGGATATATCAACGTTCTCCTCACCTTTAACCCGCTCAAAATCAAACGCCCAGACCAGCTTCGCAATATTGATCTTCAACGAGGCCTCGGCCATTTTCTGGCCTGAGCAGATCCGCCGCCCTGCACCCCAGCCATAGGACGTTTTGCGCTGTGCGGTCGAGTCAAGCGTGCTGTTGTTGTCTTTTGTGCCGTATTTGTTCCCGTCGAGCCAGCGGTCCGGGTTAAAAATGGCGGGATTGGAGTACTCGGTCTCGTCATGGTGGATTGCCCAGGTGTTTGCAAAGAATATTGTGCCTGCAGGGAAAATGTAGTCCTTATATGTGTCTGTTTGGGTGAGCATGTGTGGAATTCCGCCAGCTGCGACAGGTCTCCAGCGAAGGATCTGACGGGCGATCGTTAGCAAAGTATATATGCATGATGTCTGAAGGCTTGAAACACCTACCTCATGCATACAAGCCTCGATATACGGCAGATTCTCCAAGTCATTCATGGTGGGGG is a window of Aspergillus nidulans FGSC A4 chromosome VI DNA encoding:
- a CDS encoding Zn(II)2Cys6 transcription factor (transcript_id=CADANIAT00010387); amino-acid sequence: MSDSHSSACSPFENRRKDPKVSRACDSCKAKKIRCSGTLPCNICSRRRLSCSYASRYARGRPPTPPPHTQSHLGRSTDSGRELTPNIQTNAAESRATSELVIEGQYFDLTSGLSFLHRATSKLSAQRGQYVAHGYLDVQRNQLLASAGDQPFYQGDSSAEADVLPDDATTRERLSLYFDTCVVTYRMLHRQTVERWLASMLQNREQGRSIANSLGNARTASILAILAIADLRCFKLKRKHSNSALNDPQLESCGLRESDPLFYASMMRTESETGFPTLESVQARLLQVLYLLQTGRMNKAWYTFGNACQIISSLGLHRKQYRQHNALGPQADYIEQQCAKRVFWTAYTIDKYISVVLGRPCLIHNEGIDQEFPDLVNDENTGPDGRLTSDAREECHVSSLIHHAKIAQLIGRISTDVYYKNQTDHAAAANVLVRELQEWRAELPPHLGTVKPSTLIPSFRREATALRLAYCHALIHVTRPFLLGDGKHSFDNDPASRTKISECLSAARNALELIGTIVDDHELSHSFWWTQYVLFCALAVVYVWEIQRNTHQSLEDSGGLTHASHETLFELAERSRSYLRGGAGSLHLSNPNSRYGLILEEVRLEAQRQVSQIRSRSTRATLGTEKEAENRPHEAWSDQPMPIPGPNDELDITTSAILNSGSSMLESWQTTDWLDLDSSVSLALMPATYSHYLLISGRLSTRS